In the genome of Mucisphaera calidilacus, one region contains:
- a CDS encoding excinuclease ABC subunit UvrC yields the protein MTQRRPRLDELQEKARALPRVPGVYLMKDAKGIVIYVGKAASLPDRVSSYFVPSAVRSGNLGPKKAPMLDIVEDFEVIECETEWEALLTENRLIKDIHPRFNARLTDDKTFPYLVITVRDDYPGVFITRRPKDPEYRGAKVYGPFTGGYALREAVQILQRIFRFRTCSLDIREDDESRERFRPCLLYPIKQCTAPCGAKISREAYRTDIQRLIRFLDSKRSVVLRELRDEMKDAAQRLDYERAAVVRDQIKAIEKLDERGSHLDGWQPEIESFYTEPEKGLESLRKTLGMDHSIRCVECIDIAHLQGNETVGSKVCFVDGRPLKNEYRRYKIKSVEGGNDDYASIREVVSRRYRDAGVGQELYPDVIVIDGGLGQLHAAMEVFATVDVPPPMVISLAKKEELIYVQSRSEPIRLGRENHGLRLCQAIRDEAHRFAQHYHHILRRKRVLGES from the coding sequence GTGACGCAGCGACGCCCCCGACTCGATGAGCTACAGGAGAAGGCGCGCGCTCTGCCGCGCGTCCCCGGCGTCTATCTCATGAAGGATGCCAAGGGGATCGTGATCTACGTCGGCAAGGCCGCGAGCCTGCCCGATCGCGTCTCCAGCTATTTCGTGCCGTCGGCGGTTCGATCGGGGAACCTTGGGCCCAAGAAAGCGCCGATGCTTGACATCGTCGAGGACTTTGAGGTCATCGAGTGCGAGACCGAGTGGGAAGCCTTGCTGACCGAGAACCGGCTGATCAAGGACATTCACCCGCGATTCAATGCGCGACTTACCGATGACAAGACGTTTCCGTACCTCGTCATCACGGTGCGTGACGACTATCCGGGCGTCTTCATCACCCGGCGACCCAAGGACCCGGAGTACCGCGGGGCGAAGGTTTATGGGCCTTTCACGGGCGGGTACGCCTTACGCGAGGCGGTTCAGATCCTCCAACGGATATTCCGATTCCGGACCTGTTCGCTGGACATCCGTGAAGACGACGAGAGCCGTGAGCGATTCCGGCCCTGCCTGCTCTACCCGATCAAGCAGTGCACGGCGCCGTGTGGCGCCAAGATCAGCCGCGAGGCCTATCGAACGGATATTCAGCGGCTGATTCGCTTTCTCGACAGCAAGCGTTCGGTCGTCCTGCGTGAGTTGCGAGACGAAATGAAAGATGCGGCGCAGCGACTCGACTACGAGCGGGCCGCGGTCGTGCGCGATCAGATCAAGGCGATCGAGAAACTCGACGAACGAGGCAGCCACCTCGACGGCTGGCAGCCCGAGATCGAGTCGTTCTACACCGAGCCGGAGAAGGGCTTGGAGTCGCTGCGCAAGACACTGGGCATGGATCACTCCATCCGTTGTGTGGAGTGCATCGACATCGCTCATCTCCAGGGCAACGAGACCGTCGGCAGCAAAGTCTGTTTTGTCGACGGTCGTCCCCTGAAGAACGAGTATCGGCGTTACAAGATCAAGTCGGTCGAAGGCGGCAACGACGACTACGCGAGCATCCGCGAAGTGGTCAGTCGGCGTTACCGTGACGCTGGTGTCGGGCAGGAGCTATATCCTGATGTCATCGTGATCGATGGTGGTTTGGGACAGCTTCACGCCGCCATGGAGGTGTTTGCGACGGTGGATGTGCCTCCACCGATGGTGATCTCGCTGGCGAAGAAAGAGGAGTTGATCTACGTCCAGTCGCGCAGCGAGCCGATACGCCTGGGGCGCGAGAATCACGGGCTTCGTTTGTGCCAGGCGATCCGTGACGAGGCGCACCGGTTCGCGCAGCACTACCACCACATCCTCCGTCGCAAGCGTGTGTTGGGCGAATCGTGA
- a CDS encoding TIGR03087 family PEP-CTERM/XrtA system glycosyltransferase — MLTHRVPYPPDRGDRIRSWHVLCALAQHADVSLGCLSDAPVPSPSLKKLDALTDRLSIQPISRMGSAMRGGLSWVRGEAITPAWFSRDSLRKRVQAWQSERPFDAIYVFCTGMIRYLDGLLDGPKRPRVILDLVDVDSAKWSELAKRAPWPIREILKTEADRLKGVEQTHGGGADAVLLVTEAERKLYLERVGGGNPRVVPNGVDLSRFAPLPDYHGRTLAFVGVMNYWPNVEAVDWFARSVLPRIRSRCPGTTFKIIGRSPGRAVRSLCRMDGVVVVGPVDDVREQLRTVSVVVAPLLTARGVQNKVLEAMACERAVVCTPQAARGVDAQEGLELAVARHADDWAVCLDSLLSDGDARRRMAAAARARVESMGGWGHALSSLPEIVFGRDSSGLRKAA, encoded by the coding sequence ATGCTCACACATCGTGTGCCGTATCCGCCGGACCGTGGTGACCGCATCCGCTCGTGGCACGTGCTGTGTGCCCTGGCGCAGCACGCCGACGTCTCGCTGGGTTGCCTATCGGACGCTCCGGTGCCCTCGCCCTCGCTGAAGAAACTTGATGCCCTGACCGACCGGCTGTCCATACAACCGATCTCGCGCATGGGCAGCGCCATGCGTGGCGGGTTGTCCTGGGTGCGTGGTGAGGCGATCACGCCGGCGTGGTTCAGCCGTGATTCGCTGCGCAAGCGTGTTCAGGCGTGGCAGAGCGAGCGGCCTTTTGATGCCATCTATGTTTTCTGTACCGGGATGATCCGTTACCTGGACGGGTTACTCGACGGTCCGAAACGGCCGCGTGTGATTCTGGATCTGGTCGATGTTGACAGTGCCAAGTGGTCCGAACTGGCGAAGCGAGCGCCGTGGCCGATCCGCGAGATACTTAAGACGGAAGCGGATCGTCTCAAGGGCGTCGAGCAGACGCACGGCGGCGGGGCGGATGCTGTCCTGCTGGTCACCGAGGCCGAACGCAAGCTCTATCTCGAGCGTGTGGGTGGCGGGAATCCCCGCGTGGTGCCCAATGGGGTCGACCTCAGTCGGTTTGCTCCGCTGCCCGACTATCACGGGCGAACGCTGGCCTTTGTGGGTGTGATGAATTACTGGCCGAACGTGGAGGCGGTCGACTGGTTCGCCAGGTCGGTCCTGCCTCGCATCCGTTCGCGTTGTCCGGGCACGACCTTCAAGATCATCGGCCGATCGCCGGGACGGGCGGTGCGCAGCCTCTGCCGGATGGACGGCGTCGTGGTCGTGGGTCCGGTTGATGACGTGCGTGAACAGCTGCGGACGGTCTCTGTTGTTGTGGCTCCGTTACTGACGGCTCGAGGCGTACAGAACAAGGTACTCGAGGCGATGGCCTGTGAACGCGCGGTGGTCTGCACGCCTCAGGCCGCACGAGGCGTTGATGCCCAAGAGGGTCTTGAGCTGGCTGTCGCTCGGCACGCCGACGATTGGGCGGTTTGTCTGGACAGTCTTCTCAGCGACGGTGACGCCCGCCGGCGGATGGCCGCGGCGGCCCGCGCGCGGGTCGAGTCGATGGGCGGCTGGGGACACGCGCTCTCCTCGCTCCCCGAGATTGTGTTCGGACGCGACAGCAGCGGCCTGCGCAAGGCCGCCTGA
- a CDS encoding VanZ family protein, whose amino-acid sequence MQTSGSNHIPTPGNWSAPWWRRPLTLAMLWSALLIYGGMIPFDQSWGHVARDGQSATAVLATALAAPTHWYVYPEAYSSAGMSKAASDLLANTLIFLPLGLLWMLAWRPRAGFNAGLGLSILLAATVSWTMETTQAFSPARVSAANDVLVNTGAATLGAIIAIPVRHAMTHLSLHAYRINASTLHHLYDSMRELRRHPDAGSWAIGTAVLMGLLIAIVLTRLIDSGSGIVPFAEQWQRSYDVAATQLLIAFLGYTLVALLIIALLVKPRANSGWTTAMIVIAAISFSAELARASFTQTALDVTLPLMAVGTALTIMCACLSAMHLMRRACRRKTSVPVENDRRRRRHDYSFRIGT is encoded by the coding sequence ATGCAAACGTCTGGCAGCAATCACATCCCGACACCGGGCAACTGGTCCGCTCCGTGGTGGCGACGACCGCTCACGCTGGCGATGCTCTGGTCAGCACTGCTGATCTACGGCGGAATGATCCCCTTCGATCAGTCGTGGGGCCACGTCGCCCGAGACGGGCAGAGTGCCACGGCTGTGCTCGCAACAGCGCTTGCGGCACCGACCCACTGGTACGTCTACCCCGAGGCCTATTCCTCGGCGGGCATGTCAAAAGCCGCCAGTGACCTGTTGGCCAACACGCTGATCTTTCTCCCGCTGGGCCTGCTGTGGATGCTCGCCTGGCGACCACGGGCCGGTTTCAACGCCGGGCTTGGCCTCTCCATCCTCCTAGCAGCGACGGTCAGCTGGACGATGGAGACCACTCAGGCCTTCTCGCCTGCACGCGTCTCCGCAGCCAACGACGTTCTCGTGAACACCGGTGCCGCCACACTCGGCGCGATCATCGCCATACCGGTGCGTCACGCCATGACCCACCTCAGCCTTCACGCCTACCGCATCAACGCATCAACGCTGCACCATCTCTACGACAGCATGCGTGAGCTGCGCCGGCACCCCGACGCGGGATCATGGGCCATCGGCACCGCCGTTCTGATGGGTCTGCTGATCGCCATCGTTCTGACGCGTCTGATCGACAGCGGCAGCGGGATTGTCCCCTTCGCCGAACAGTGGCAGCGATCCTACGACGTGGCCGCTACTCAGCTGCTCATCGCCTTCCTTGGCTACACGCTCGTCGCGCTGCTGATCATCGCCTTGCTGGTCAAACCCCGGGCCAACAGCGGCTGGACCACCGCCATGATCGTGATCGCGGCGATCTCCTTCAGCGCCGAACTCGCCCGGGCAAGCTTCACACAGACCGCCCTGGACGTAACCCTGCCCCTGATGGCCGTGGGCACCGCTCTGACCATCATGTGCGCCTGCCTCAGCGCCATGCACCTGATGCGGCGGGCCTGCCGTCGCAAGACCTCCGTCCCCGTTGAGAACGACCGCAGGAGACGCCGACACGATTACAGCTTCCGCATTGGAACCTGA
- a CDS encoding glycosyltransferase: protein MHHQAPSDNHLGLVVLADHWGRHPSSAQHLVRHLMHHAHISWINSVGTRRPRLCLSDARRALGYLNQVFTTHKKNKHADPQPEVLSPLMYPGFRTRWQRSINRMTMHRAITRCKAAQQAQTVGITTLPLAADLVGVTPVDRWIYYAVDDFSVWPGLDHEVMRQMETELIRKVDHVVAVSENIRTNIQNHGVGCELLTHGIDIEHWRCLSPTPASDRPVLLFWGVIDQRLDTEWCRELTQLGQLILAGPQQDPDPSLLAIPDIRFTGPIDFHDLPSHAQRADVLVMPYADLPVTRAMQPLKFKEYLATGRPVVARALPGIHEWHDAADLVTTTTELTRAVQTRFNAGVPETQQQARRRLGYESWSEKADHLHAIIREVLHDSGRRTAA, encoded by the coding sequence ATGCATCACCAGGCCCCATCGGACAACCACCTGGGACTCGTGGTCCTCGCCGACCACTGGGGCCGACACCCCTCGTCGGCACAACACCTTGTCCGCCACCTTATGCACCACGCCCACATCAGCTGGATCAACTCGGTGGGCACGCGTCGGCCTCGCCTCTGCCTGTCAGACGCAAGACGTGCCCTCGGCTACCTGAACCAGGTGTTCACCACACATAAGAAAAACAAACACGCGGACCCTCAGCCCGAGGTCCTCAGCCCTCTGATGTACCCCGGTTTTCGGACGCGATGGCAGCGATCGATCAACCGAATGACCATGCACCGCGCTATCACGCGCTGTAAGGCGGCCCAACAGGCTCAGACCGTGGGCATCACAACCCTGCCTCTCGCCGCGGACCTCGTGGGCGTCACGCCCGTCGATCGCTGGATCTACTACGCCGTCGATGACTTCTCGGTCTGGCCCGGACTCGATCACGAAGTCATGCGACAGATGGAAACCGAACTGATTCGCAAGGTCGATCACGTCGTCGCGGTGTCCGAGAATATCCGCACGAACATCCAGAACCATGGCGTCGGGTGCGAACTCCTGACCCATGGCATCGACATCGAACACTGGCGATGCCTGTCGCCGACGCCGGCTAGCGACCGGCCCGTTCTGCTCTTCTGGGGCGTCATCGATCAGCGTCTCGACACCGAGTGGTGCCGTGAACTCACGCAACTCGGGCAACTGATCCTCGCGGGCCCGCAGCAGGACCCTGACCCGAGCCTCCTTGCAATCCCCGACATCCGGTTCACGGGCCCGATCGACTTCCACGACCTCCCGTCACACGCCCAGCGCGCCGACGTCCTCGTCATGCCCTACGCCGACCTGCCCGTGACCCGTGCGATGCAGCCCTTGAAATTCAAGGAATATCTGGCCACGGGGCGTCCCGTCGTCGCCCGCGCTCTGCCGGGAATCCACGAATGGCACGACGCGGCCGATCTCGTCACGACCACCACCGAACTGACGCGAGCCGTCCAGACTCGATTCAACGCTGGCGTCCCGGAGACGCAGCAGCAGGCCAGGCGTCGCCTTGGCTACGAGTCATGGTCCGAGAAGGCCGATCACCTGCACGCGATCATCCGTGAGGTTCTCCACGACAGCGGCCGACGCACCGCCGCCTGA
- a CDS encoding FkbM family methyltransferase produces MLQALKQRYWHIRGRIGKWINPPSISLTPGDWLEDVARLVPDDQSLTLVDGGAHTGDMASKFLAKLPRLHVHAFEPNADLHDRLTHNLAGVPGSIHTAALGDRTGTTEIEINSSPMTSSLLPTSSLSHQYFPDATELSETRSIPVTRLDDWAQDAGIEAIDILKLDLQGFEKQALEGARKLLRRGVRCVVLEVNFAPFYEGCSLFGDVDAILREEGYQLFNLYNLCTHRPVNHIGSADAIYIPRDRWEQLIADNAGDNVRLAA; encoded by the coding sequence TTGCTCCAGGCACTCAAGCAACGTTACTGGCATATTCGCGGCCGTATCGGCAAGTGGATCAACCCGCCGAGCATCAGCCTGACCCCGGGTGACTGGCTCGAAGACGTGGCACGCCTCGTGCCGGACGATCAATCCCTGACGCTCGTCGATGGCGGCGCCCACACCGGCGACATGGCCAGTAAATTCCTGGCGAAGCTGCCCCGTCTGCACGTCCACGCCTTCGAGCCCAACGCAGACCTCCACGACAGGCTGACCCACAACCTCGCGGGTGTGCCCGGGTCGATCCACACAGCAGCCCTCGGTGACAGAACCGGCACCACCGAGATCGAGATCAACAGCTCGCCGATGACCAGCTCGCTGCTGCCCACCAGCAGCCTGAGTCATCAGTACTTCCCGGACGCCACCGAGCTCAGCGAAACACGCAGCATCCCGGTCACGCGACTCGACGACTGGGCGCAGGATGCGGGCATCGAGGCGATCGACATCCTCAAACTCGACCTTCAGGGCTTCGAGAAGCAGGCGCTCGAGGGCGCACGCAAGCTGCTCCGCCGAGGCGTCCGCTGCGTCGTGCTCGAAGTGAACTTCGCCCCCTTCTACGAGGGCTGCTCGCTGTTCGGCGACGTCGACGCCATCCTCCGCGAAGAGGGCTATCAACTCTTCAACCTCTACAACCTCTGCACCCACCGGCCGGTGAACCACATCGGCTCAGCCGACGCGATCTATATCCCGCGTGACCGCTGGGAGCAGCTCATCGCCGACAACGCCGGCGACAACGTGCGACTCGCCGCCTGA
- a CDS encoding DUF167 domain-containing protein: protein MTEMAQTDFMRTTEAGLELHLKVVPGSKRSAVIGLLGDRLKIAVSAPPEAGKANKEVVALLAAKLSVAHRDVTIIRGAAQPRKTALIAGVSEREAVSRLGLSDPTSRSAS from the coding sequence ATGACCGAGATGGCACAAACCGACTTCATGCGGACGACCGAAGCCGGCCTTGAGCTTCACCTCAAAGTGGTGCCCGGCTCGAAGCGATCAGCGGTGATCGGTCTGCTCGGTGATCGTCTGAAGATCGCTGTTTCGGCGCCTCCGGAGGCGGGCAAGGCCAACAAGGAGGTCGTTGCCCTGCTGGCCGCGAAGCTGTCGGTCGCTCATCGTGACGTGACCATCATCAGAGGGGCGGCTCAGCCGCGGAAGACGGCGTTGATCGCTGGTGTGAGCGAACGAGAGGCCGTGTCACGACTTGGTTTGTCCGACCCGACATCCCGAAGCGCGTCATAA